A stretch of the Gracilinanus agilis isolate LMUSP501 chromosome 4, AgileGrace, whole genome shotgun sequence genome encodes the following:
- the SLC12A9 gene encoding solute carrier family 12 member 9 — protein MASESSPLLAYRLLGEEGATFLPYGMGGPGGGALQKLSTFLGVVVPTVLSMFSIVVFMRIGFVVGHAGLLQALAMLLIAYFILVLTVLSVCAIATNGAVRGGGAYFMISRTLGPEFGGSIGLMFFLANVCGCAVSVLGLVEAILDVFGADASGPAGIRTLPQGYGWNLLYGTIVLGLVGGVCTLGAGLYAQASFLTFLLVSASLALVLISFVAVGPRDVTLPLRPSTNGSSMNPNVGHFTGFNSSTLKANLGAGYAQDYTTGVTMTFASVFAVLFNGCTGIMAGANMSGELKDPSRAIPLGTIIAVAYTFFIYTLLFFFSSFTCDRTLLQEDYGFFRGISLWPPMVLIGVYAASLSASMSSLIGASRILHALAQDDLFGLILAPAKVVSQGGNPWGAVLYSWCLVQVMLLVGKLNTLAAVVTVFYLVAYAAVDLSCLSLEWASAPNFRPTFNLFSWHTCLLGMASCLLMMFLISPGAAGGSLLLMGLLSALLTARGGPSSWGYVSQALLFHQVRKYLLRLDVRKDHVKFWRPQLLLLVGNPRGALPLLRLANQLKKGGLYVLGHVSLGDLDSLPLDPVQPQYGAWLSLVDRAQVKAFVDLTLSQTVRQGAQHLLRISGLGGMKPNTLVLGFYDDAPPQDHFLTDPAFLEPVEGGGPALDSLFPPPRAPGSPRALTPHDYVATVVDALKMNKNVVLARGCGALPPERLSRSSGSSSQSHHMDVWPLNLLRPKGSPGYVDVCGLFLLQMATILSMVPAWQSAKLRIFLCMGPQEAPGTGEERLRVLLSQLRIRAEVQEVAWSEGARIDEEEDEENFVNGNRGDAEVDALAISANALVRAQQANGKAEGPGGPEGDPRREGPSTALTFLYLPRPPADPARYPRYLALLEMLSQGLGPTLLIHGVTPVTCTDI, from the exons ATGGCGAGTGAGAGCTCCCCTCTACTAGCTTACCGGCTCCTTGGGGAAGAAGGAGCTACATTTCTGCCATATGGGATGGGGGGTCCAGGAGGTGGGGCCCTCCAGAAACTCTCCACCTTCCTTGGTGTTGTAGTGCCTACTGTCCTCTCCATGTTCAGCATTGTGGTCTTCATGAGGATAG GGTTTGTAGTTGGCCATGCTGGGTTGCTCCAAGCTTTGGCCATGCTGCTGATTGCCTACTTCATCCTGGTGTTGACTGTCCTCTCGGTTTGTGCCATCGCCACCAATGGAGCTGTTCGTGGGGGTGGAGCCTACT TCATGATCAGCAGGACATTGGGTCCTGAGTTTGGGGGAAGCATTGGGCTTATGTTCTTCCTGGCCAACGTCTGTGGCTGTGCTGTCTCTGTCCTGGGACTGGTGGAAGCAATACTGGATGTCTTTGGGGCTG ATGCATCAGGGCCAGCAGGCATACGAACACTTCCCCAAGGCTATGGCTGGAATCTGCTGTATGGGACCATAGTGTTGGGCCTGGTGGGTGGAGTCTGTACTTTGGGAGCTGGCCTCTATGCACAGGCCTCCTTCCTCACATTCCTGTTGGTTTCTGCCTCCCTGGCCTTGGTCCTGATCAGCTTTGTGGCTGTGGGGCCCCGAGATGTCACTCTTCCTCTCAGGCCAAGCACCAATGGTTCCTCCATGAATCCCAATGTGGGGCACTTCACTGGCTTCAACAGCAGCACCCTGAAGGCCAACTTAGGTG CGGGCTATGCCCAGGACTACACCACCGGGGTTACCATGACCTTTGCTAGTGTGTTTGCTGTCCTCTTCAATGGCTGCACAGGCATCATGGCTGGGGCCAACATGTCAG GGGAGCTGAAGGACCCAAGCCGAGCCATCCCTCTGGGCACCATTATTGCTGTGGCTTATACATTCTTCATCTACACTCTGCTGTTCTTTTTCTCCAGCTTTACCTGTGACAG AACATTACTACAAGAAGACTATGGCTTCTTCCGAGGCATCAGCCTGTGGCCTCCAATGGTGCTAATTGGGGTGTATGCTGCATCACTCTCAGCCTCCATGAGCTCACTCATTGGTGCCTCACGCATTCTCCATGCCCTGGCACAAGATGACCTTTTTG GACTAATTCTGGCTCCAGCAAAAGTTGTGTCCCAGGGCGGCAATCCATGGGGAGCTGTGTTGTACTCTTGGTGTCTAGTGCAG GTGATGCTCCTGGTTGGGAAGCTCAATACCCTGGCAGCTGTGGTCACAGTGTTCTACCTGGTAGCCTATGCTGCAGTGGACCTTTCATGCCTGAGCCTTGAGTGGGCATCAGCCCCTAACTTCCG CCCTACTTTCAACCTGTTTTCCTGGCATACCTGCTTGTTGGGCATGGCCTCTTGCCTGCTCATGATGTTCCTCATCAGCCCAGGAGCTGCAGGGGGATCTCTGCTGCTCATGGGGCTGCTTTCTGCCCTGCTTACTGCCCGAGGAGGACCTAGCAGCTGGGGCTATGTCAGTCAAGCCCTACTGTTCCACCAG GTCCGAAAGTACCTGTTGCGGCTCGACGTGCGGAAAGACCATGTGAAGTTCTGGCGACCCCAGCTGCTGCTGTTGGTGGGAAACCCCCGAGGGGCGCTCCCCCTGCTACGGCTGGCCAATCAGCTCAAAAAGGGGGGCCTCTATGTGCTGGGCCACGTCAGCTTGGGAGACCTTG ATTCTCTGCCTTTGGACCCTGTGCAGCCCCAGTATGGAGCGTGGCTGAGTCTTGTAGATCGTGCTCAAGTGAAGGCTTTTGTGGACCTAACACTTTCACAGACGGTGCGCCAAGGGGCCCAGCACCTGCTGCGTATTTCTGGGCTTG GTGGCATGAAGCCCAACACATTGGTCCTAGGATTCTATGATGATGCACCACCTCAGGACCACTTCCTAACAGACCCAGCCTTCTTAGAGCCAGTGGAGGGAGGGGGCCCTGCCCTGGACTCCTTGTTCCCACCACCACGAGCCCCTGGAAGTCCTCGGGCACTCACTCCCCATGACTATGTGGCCACAGTGGTAGATGCCCTGAAGATGAATAAGAATGTTGTGCTGGCTCGAGGGTGTGGTGCATTGCCACCTGAAAGGCTGAGCCGGAGCTCTGGGAGTTCCTCCCAGTCTCACCACATGGATGTGTGGCCCCTTAACTTGTTGCGGCCCAAAGGGAGCCCTGGTTATGTGGATGTCTGTGGCCTCTTCCTCTTGCAGATGGCAACTATCCTGAGCATGGTCCCTGCGTGGCAAAGTGCCAAACTCCGAATCTTCCTGTGTATGGGACCTCAGGAAGCTCCTGGAACTGGTGAGGAAAGACTTAGGGTACTGCTGAGTCAGCTTCGGATCCGGGCGGAAGTTCAGGAGGTGGCCTGGAGTGAAGGAGCCAGAATagatgaggaagaagatgaggaaaatTTTGTGAATGGGAACCGTGGAGATGCTGAGGTTGATGCATTAGCCATTAGCGCCAATGCCCTGGTTCGGGCACAGCAAGCCAATGGCAAGGCTGAGGGTCCAGGAGGGCCTGAAGGAGATCCTAGGAGAGAGGGGCCAAGTACAGCCCTGACCTTCCTCTACCTGCCCCGGCCACCTGCTGACCCTGCTCGCTACCCCCGCTACCTAGCTCTGTTGGAGATGCTGAGCCAGGGCCTGGGTCCAACATTACTCATCCATGGAGTCACTCCAGTCACCTGCACTGATATTTGA